A genome region from Coprococcus phoceensis includes the following:
- a CDS encoding sensor histidine kinase has translation MFYILLYTIDYLVIAGSLLFLQIDISVLYNSQYAYVVAALLAKSILLYSCIMFSKKIEASRRHEKFSILEWGQLLIVPICMILNLTIVVYDLIQNNNLTFVLFLDIGLLLLGTFIYAYLETELEKKKQVEIQNLILTKQIQAEEKQAELVRNHLQEQRKLTHDFQNHLYTLRGLLQNKNHTEEALEYIQKLTGKNESGIQIVHTKNAVIDALLNQKYDVCKRERIPIFFEVSDLQKLHLSQEKIVVILSNILDNAIESCRKQNTGRYIKVKFLMDDLGTILSVQNTASLKKSSNLETFTSTKENQILHGYGLKNALHTVEDSGGMGEVSCENGVFQFTAIWN, from the coding sequence ATGTTTTATATTTTGTTATATACAATCGATTATCTTGTGATTGCGGGCAGTTTATTGTTTTTACAGATAGATATAAGTGTATTATATAACAGCCAATATGCATATGTTGTGGCGGCACTTTTGGCAAAAAGTATATTGCTTTATAGTTGTATCATGTTTTCAAAAAAGATAGAAGCCAGTAGAAGACATGAAAAATTTTCTATTTTAGAATGGGGACAACTTTTAATTGTTCCGATTTGTATGATTTTGAATTTGACGATTGTTGTGTATGATCTGATTCAAAATAATAATCTCACGTTTGTCCTATTTTTGGATATTGGATTATTGCTCTTAGGAACATTTATTTATGCATATTTAGAGACAGAACTGGAAAAAAAGAAACAAGTGGAAATCCAAAATCTGATTCTCACCAAACAAATACAGGCAGAGGAAAAACAAGCTGAATTAGTGCGAAACCACTTACAAGAACAAAGGAAGTTGACCCACGATTTCCAAAACCATTTATATACCTTGCGAGGATTATTGCAAAACAAAAATCATACGGAAGAAGCTTTGGAATATATTCAGAAATTAACAGGGAAAAATGAATCAGGAATACAAATTGTCCATACAAAGAACGCAGTCATTGACGCATTATTGAACCAAAAGTATGATGTCTGCAAAAGAGAACGGATTCCTATCTTCTTTGAAGTAAGCGATTTGCAGAAGCTTCATCTCAGTCAGGAAAAAATTGTCGTGATTTTATCGAATATTTTAGATAACGCAATTGAGTCCTGCAGAAAGCAGAATACGGGGCGGTATATCAAAGTAAAGTTTTTGATGGATGATCTCGGAACGATTTTGTCAGTTCAAAATACAGCGAGTTTAAAGAAGTCCAGTAACTTAGAAACATTTACATCCACAAAGGAGAATCAGATACTTCATGGGTATGGTTTGAAAAATGCATTGCATACAGTGGAAGATAGTGGTGGAATGGGAGAGGTATCGTGTGAGAATGGTGTGTTTCAATTTACTGCTATTTGGAATTGA
- a CDS encoding accessory gene regulator B family protein yields the protein MLLRVTERIAFFLYDKKIIQKEDIRWCVYLFQKWILNTVSYTILYFIGCYIATPVQVILYLLNFEVLRRKSDGYHAKTPFRCILLSTSIEIVDD from the coding sequence ATGCTTCTAAGAGTAACAGAAAGAATAGCATTTTTTTTATATGATAAGAAAATAATACAGAAAGAGGATATAAGATGGTGTGTCTATTTATTTCAAAAGTGGATATTAAATACTGTAAGCTATACCATATTATATTTTATCGGATGTTATATCGCTACGCCAGTACAAGTGATTTTGTATTTATTGAATTTTGAGGTTTTGCGGAGAAAAAGTGACGGTTATCATGCAAAAACACCTTTTAGATGTATCTTGTTATCAACCAGTATAGAAATTGTTGACGACTAA
- a CDS encoding ABC transporter permease has protein sequence MECVRYEWKKFIAFRFFWLLCVVAFLFNLWNLSEQAKMSWPPAEAVKELYADLKRQPEEERERWLKELKENKISSYTGNPYAEEELYKKVLHEYVQAGQYESYLDEIEQKSTNMSSAIFSEESSFAYRNAQKTPEAFEKLHGLELAVDISDGVIFAAQTEFTDVCMVLLLTAMTYFLVIYEKKNQLYRLLKSTYKGRKYVIRAKLLIAAGITCFLVLFLYGGNYLFSMHQYGFGDLERPVQSVTAMYESPYMLSVGEYLMLYLLLKMFVCYVIALAMMWLAQKAGSSSGAVLGIGFIGIGEYLLCLLLPSVSYMDVLKYVNLAQYIKVYPLLSQYHNLDVFGYPVNAMHIFLALLPVCLLLLLAVNIRKFSHCDKVKARWRRKKPKSVPAFVTDKLCLHELFKNLFTNKTIWLCAAVLYGAVLVGNGMKFYKDVEEEYYQMYVAKQQGHITEDKLKYFSEEKKKYEEIMALTPEKSGLSEQEIAQKQNNIRYPYAGFRRAYAQLQYVVGNNSMRGVNEQELVYDTGYEKMFGSSLARSRLILLSLCVFVAVYSASSALGMEYDLKVMNLLRSTKRGRLPILTTKIGTVFKITFLMAVLIHLPFILKIVKSYPMDNWGGRKCAPCRSQESQS, from the coding sequence ATGGAATGTGTAAGGTATGAGTGGAAGAAGTTCATTGCATTTCGTTTCTTTTGGCTGCTGTGCGTGGTGGCGTTCCTGTTTAATCTGTGGAATCTTTCTGAGCAGGCAAAGATGAGCTGGCCTCCGGCGGAGGCAGTAAAAGAGCTGTACGCGGATTTGAAACGACAGCCGGAGGAAGAGCGGGAACGTTGGCTTAAGGAGCTGAAGGAGAATAAAATATCATCATACACCGGCAACCCTTATGCGGAGGAGGAACTGTATAAAAAAGTTCTGCACGAGTATGTGCAGGCTGGACAGTATGAATCTTATTTGGATGAGATTGAGCAAAAAAGCACAAATATGTCGAGTGCGATTTTCTCAGAAGAAAGTTCTTTTGCATATCGGAATGCACAGAAAACACCGGAAGCATTTGAAAAGCTGCATGGTTTAGAGTTGGCGGTGGATATTTCGGATGGTGTGATTTTTGCAGCACAGACAGAATTTACGGACGTCTGCATGGTTCTTTTGCTGACTGCAATGACATATTTTTTGGTGATTTATGAGAAAAAGAATCAGTTATACCGGCTTTTAAAATCTACATATAAAGGACGGAAGTATGTAATTCGGGCAAAATTGCTGATTGCAGCCGGAATTACATGCTTTCTTGTCTTGTTTTTATATGGCGGAAATTACTTGTTTTCCATGCATCAATATGGATTTGGGGATTTGGAAAGACCGGTTCAATCCGTGACTGCAATGTATGAAAGTCCATACATGCTTTCGGTTGGCGAATATTTGATGCTTTATCTGCTTTTAAAAATGTTTGTCTGTTATGTGATTGCACTGGCTATGATGTGGCTGGCGCAAAAGGCGGGCAGTTCTTCGGGTGCAGTTTTAGGAATTGGATTTATTGGGATTGGGGAGTATCTGCTCTGTCTGCTGCTGCCGTCTGTCTCTTATATGGACGTGCTGAAATATGTAAATCTTGCGCAGTATATCAAGGTATATCCACTGTTATCCCAATATCATAATTTGGACGTCTTCGGATATCCGGTCAACGCAATGCACATATTTTTGGCGCTTCTGCCAGTATGCCTGTTGCTGCTTTTGGCTGTCAACATCCGAAAATTTTCCCACTGCGACAAAGTAAAGGCGCGATGGAGAAGGAAGAAGCCGAAGAGCGTACCTGCATTTGTGACGGATAAATTGTGTCTGCATGAGCTGTTTAAAAACCTGTTCACGAACAAAACAATATGGCTCTGTGCCGCTGTTCTATATGGCGCTGTTTTAGTTGGAAATGGCATGAAGTTTTACAAAGATGTGGAGGAAGAGTACTACCAAATGTATGTGGCGAAACAGCAGGGGCACATTACGGAGGACAAGCTGAAATACTTTTCGGAAGAAAAGAAAAAATACGAGGAAATCATGGCGTTGACCCCGGAAAAATCGGGACTTTCGGAACAGGAGATTGCACAAAAACAGAATAATATCCGCTATCCATATGCAGGTTTCAGGAGGGCTTATGCCCAGCTTCAATATGTGGTGGGCAACAATTCCATGCGCGGCGTCAATGAGCAGGAACTCGTATATGACACCGGGTATGAAAAGATGTTCGGCAGCAGCCTCGCAAGAAGCCGCCTGATTCTACTCAGCCTGTGTGTGTTTGTCGCCGTCTACAGCGCATCCTCGGCGCTTGGCATGGAATATGACTTGAAAGTGATGAATTTGCTTCGGAGTACAAAGCGGGGACGGCTGCCGATTTTGACTACGAAGATAGGCACGGTATTCAAAATTACATTTTTGATGGCAGTTTTGATTCACCTCCCTTTCATTTTGAAAATAGTGAAGTCGTATCCGATGGATAACTGGGGGGGGCGAAAGTGCGCTCCATGCCGTTCGCAGGAGAGTCAGTCTTAA
- a CDS encoding ABC transporter substrate-binding protein yields the protein MRKEIGILLAWVVFLSGCVGKPMEKQNEQTKKEDAVLRLYTLKENENLWQSAKLFMEKYPKYPVVIEVGISEEDGKTVSDAIRSLNTEIMAGNGPDIILMDGLPIEDYIEKGGLEDLSDMVESVKENGEEFFENVLSSYEKGEKVYAIPSRFSVPIIIGKEGAVTPEEVKTLSGTLKTRTEEQIKGIARNATKSIPLLLLTFWNDIISEESVVDQEALSTFLEEARMLFDASEIDLELPYYSGDAGVTMAFQKDILSVDEMDMGQTLAQLESVSANSPVFYDYLNSESGKKFIPKWIFGITASSEKKEAAKAFLSYFLSSENMDQYDWTLSVNKTSFRKTLPISETKEQMTVMYPEQDSAEGIRIQKLNAEEAEEFVNFLSGAGTV from the coding sequence ATGAGAAAAGAAATCGGAATCTTACTGGCATGGGTGGTGTTTTTATCCGGTTGTGTGGGAAAGCCGATGGAGAAACAAAATGAACAAACAAAGAAAGAAGATGCAGTGCTACGTTTGTATACCCTAAAAGAAAATGAGAATTTGTGGCAAAGCGCAAAGTTATTTATGGAGAAATATCCTAAGTATCCGGTTGTGATAGAGGTGGGGATATCAGAGGAAGACGGAAAGACGGTATCCGATGCAATCCGAAGTCTGAACACCGAGATTATGGCGGGAAATGGACCGGATATCATTTTGATGGATGGACTTCCAATTGAGGACTATATCGAAAAAGGGGGATTGGAAGACTTAAGTGACATGGTGGAGAGTGTGAAAGAAAATGGGGAAGAATTTTTTGAAAACGTACTTTCCTCATATGAAAAAGGGGAGAAAGTGTATGCAATCCCATCCCGTTTTTCCGTTCCGATTATTATTGGAAAAGAAGGTGCGGTGACACCAGAGGAAGTAAAAACTCTATCAGGCACATTGAAAACACGGACGGAAGAGCAGATAAAAGGGATCGCACGGAATGCAACGAAGAGTATTCCGTTACTTCTATTGACTTTTTGGAACGATATTATTTCAGAAGAGAGTGTGGTAGATCAAGAGGCACTGTCCACATTTTTAGAAGAGGCAAGGATGCTTTTTGATGCATCTGAGATTGATTTGGAATTGCCGTACTATTCCGGAGACGCCGGGGTAACAATGGCATTTCAAAAGGATATTTTGTCGGTTGATGAAATGGATATGGGGCAGACGCTGGCGCAATTGGAAAGTGTGAGTGCGAATAGTCCCGTGTTCTATGATTATTTAAACAGCGAAAGTGGGAAAAAGTTTATCCCGAAATGGATATTTGGCATAACTGCGTCCAGTGAGAAGAAAGAAGCTGCGAAAGCGTTCCTATCGTACTTTTTATCTTCCGAGAATATGGATCAGTATGACTGGACATTGAGTGTGAATAAGACAAGCTTTCGAAAGACGCTTCCGATATCAGAGACAAAGGAACAGATGACAGTCATGTATCCGGAACAGGATAGTGCAGAAGGGATTCGCATTCAGAAATTAAATGCAGAGGAAGCGGAGGAATTTGTAAATTTCTTAAGTGGAGCAGGCACTGTTTGA